One Thermus sp. CCB_US3_UF1 DNA window includes the following coding sequences:
- a CDS encoding tetratricopeptide repeat protein — MPYPVPPSRLLPPRTAKEVRRSRPLRLLEEALSHSPGAVLAAGAGFGKTTLATEVPGVYLSLAEEAQDPAVFLWHLLAAYRSRAPLAQVEELLEAGAWPRALEALLQGLKPLGPHFLVLDEAHRAESPGTLKVLTGLLRLPHLRLLVLSRRTTPFAFLTVLGERELAFDPEEACQLAKALAPELPAFEVERALSLVKGWPLGLRVVLLAMRRGLKPELALESGEGLLAYLAHSLPLEVLEVASRLALLGEVAEDQGEALLPYAEDLLLERREGRLVFHPLVRSALKGRLAASEARVLLTQAAEEALARGEGVRAAEYLLEAGRVGHAADLLLRQGRAWLERGLTYTVLRLLGHLPEEVRRGRRGLLLLEAEALRQAGRYGEAEAAYRKALEAGEERAYLGLVRLFLDTVEPARAKPYLEEALKRFPQEGKPLLAENLLNEGRAAEAAALGLEGPRLLLRQGRPQEALALLREAKDPGLHRPPQNHREGSLLRALLECVAGDAEEGLRWAERGRLEAEALGSPFGVSLAEARRGHALLALGRWKEAEEAYRGALALAEGGPARLQVEALGGLAALGAPGAFAEMVRLARTAGDLWVEGFLTLMVATARLRQGEGFPLPALPPLDPFLQALAEAYPFGDGWEGLLQRYPFLEGRTLFAPPLPRVRRALWRLGRLSLPYHPGVRVEVRALGGFAVWVEGRPVRFRREKARLLLALLSARDWEKEDLLEALDVSPGEFRVLWWEVLNALEPGRPRGAEAYFLRVRPYGLRLEAPELYLDLLDPQAPFAPPYRGLDHPALDERAQAYTEARRHALLQSPRPQDWLEALRLDPLEEEAWARLQGTPWAEEASRLRQAALRELGL; from the coding sequence GTGCCCTACCCGGTGCCGCCCTCGAGGCTCCTCCCCCCGCGCACGGCCAAGGAGGTACGGCGTTCGCGCCCCTTGCGCCTCTTGGAAGAGGCCCTAAGCCATAGCCCTGGGGCCGTCCTGGCCGCCGGGGCCGGCTTTGGCAAGACCACCCTGGCCACCGAGGTGCCAGGGGTCTACCTCTCCCTGGCGGAGGAGGCCCAGGACCCCGCCGTCTTCCTCTGGCACCTCCTGGCCGCCTACCGCTCCCGGGCCCCGCTGGCCCAGGTGGAGGAACTCCTGGAGGCCGGGGCCTGGCCCAGGGCCCTGGAGGCCCTCCTCCAAGGGCTCAAGCCCCTCGGTCCCCACTTCCTGGTCCTGGACGAGGCCCACCGGGCGGAAAGCCCGGGAACCCTCAAGGTCCTCACCGGCCTCCTCCGCCTCCCCCACCTCCGCCTCCTCGTTCTCTCCCGCCGCACCACCCCCTTCGCCTTCCTCACGGTCCTGGGGGAACGGGAGCTGGCCTTCGACCCCGAGGAGGCCTGCCAGCTGGCCAAGGCCCTGGCCCCCGAGCTGCCCGCCTTTGAGGTGGAGCGGGCCCTTTCCCTGGTGAAGGGCTGGCCCTTGGGCCTGCGGGTGGTCCTCCTGGCCATGCGCCGGGGGCTCAAGCCCGAGCTGGCCCTGGAAAGCGGCGAGGGCCTCCTGGCCTACCTGGCCCACAGCCTGCCCCTAGAGGTGCTGGAGGTGGCCTCGAGGCTGGCCCTCCTGGGCGAGGTGGCCGAGGACCAAGGGGAGGCCCTCCTCCCCTACGCGGAGGACCTCCTCCTGGAGCGCCGGGAGGGGCGGCTGGTCTTCCACCCCTTGGTGCGCAGCGCCCTCAAGGGGCGGCTAGCCGCTTCCGAGGCCCGGGTGCTCCTCACCCAGGCCGCCGAGGAGGCCCTGGCCCGGGGCGAGGGGGTGCGGGCGGCGGAGTACCTCCTGGAGGCGGGGCGGGTGGGGCATGCCGCCGACCTCCTCCTGCGGCAAGGAAGGGCCTGGCTGGAACGCGGGCTCACCTACACCGTCTTGCGCCTTCTCGGCCACCTGCCGGAGGAGGTGCGCCGGGGCCGGCGGGGCCTCCTCCTCCTCGAGGCCGAGGCCCTGCGCCAGGCGGGCCGCTACGGGGAGGCGGAAGCCGCCTACCGCAAGGCCCTGGAGGCCGGGGAGGAACGGGCTTACCTGGGGCTGGTGCGGCTTTTCCTGGACACGGTGGAGCCCGCCCGGGCCAAGCCCTACCTGGAGGAGGCCCTAAAGCGCTTCCCCCAGGAGGGGAAGCCCCTCCTGGCGGAAAACCTCCTCAACGAGGGCCGCGCCGCCGAGGCCGCGGCCTTGGGCCTGGAGGGCCCCCGGCTCCTCCTCCGCCAGGGACGGCCCCAGGAGGCCTTGGCCCTCCTCCGGGAGGCCAAGGACCCGGGCCTCCACCGCCCCCCCCAGAACCACCGGGAGGGAAGCCTGCTCCGGGCCCTTCTGGAGTGCGTGGCGGGGGATGCGGAGGAAGGGCTGCGCTGGGCGGAACGGGGACGCTTGGAAGCCGAAGCCCTGGGAAGCCCCTTCGGCGTGAGCCTGGCCGAGGCCCGGCGGGGGCACGCCCTTTTAGCCCTCGGGCGATGGAAGGAGGCAGAGGAAGCCTATCGTGGGGCCCTGGCCTTGGCCGAGGGCGGGCCCGCCCGGCTCCAGGTGGAGGCCTTAGGGGGGCTGGCCGCCTTGGGGGCCCCCGGCGCCTTCGCGGAGATGGTGCGGCTAGCCCGGACCGCAGGGGACCTCTGGGTAGAGGGGTTTCTCACCCTCATGGTGGCCACGGCCCGCCTGCGGCAGGGGGAGGGCTTTCCCCTGCCCGCCCTCCCCCCCTTGGACCCCTTCCTCCAGGCCTTGGCGGAGGCCTATCCCTTCGGCGACGGCTGGGAGGGGCTTTTGCAGCGCTACCCCTTCCTGGAGGGGCGCACCCTTTTCGCCCCTCCCCTACCCCGGGTGCGCCGGGCCCTTTGGCGGCTGGGCCGGCTTTCCCTCCCCTACCATCCCGGGGTGCGGGTGGAGGTAAGGGCCCTGGGGGGCTTCGCCGTCTGGGTGGAGGGCCGGCCCGTGCGCTTCCGCCGGGAAAAGGCCCGGCTCCTTTTGGCCCTCCTCTCCGCCCGGGACTGGGAAAAGGAGGACCTCCTGGAGGCCCTGGATGTCTCCCCAGGGGAGTTCCGGGTGCTCTGGTGGGAGGTGCTCAACGCCCTGGAGCCGGGCAGGCCCCGGGGGGCGGAAGCCTACTTCCTCCGGGTGCGGCCCTACGGCCTCCGCCTCGAGGCCCCAGAGCTCTACCTGGACCTCCTGGACCCCCAAGCCCCCTTCGCCCCCCCCTACCGCGGCCTGGACCACCCTGCCCTGGACGAACGGGCCCAGGCCTACACCGAAGCCCGCCGGCACGCCCTCCTGCAAAGCCCCCGCCCCCAGGACTGGCTGGAGGCCTTGCGCCTGGACCCCCTGGAGGAGGAGGCCTGGGCCCGCCTGCAGGGCACCCCCTGGGCCGAGGAGGCCTCGCGCCTGCGGCAGGCCGCCCTGAGGGAGTTGGGGCTCTGA
- a CDS encoding ABC transporter substrate-binding protein — protein sequence MRKAIGFLVLAMGLALAQTSLKVGVILPLSGVSAVSGKAALNGIQLAADEVNAQGKVRLELVVADDGTDAAKAVPAFTKLMTVDKVDVVIGGLASGVTFALSGPVKQYGPLFLCIGAASSVVEQAFEGYPLFFHYHPWDYHNVTAALQFFQSLAKDHGAKKVAILYEDGPFGSAGIAVYKQQLERLGYQVQAEPYKAGSGQFTPILTRFRAFAPDILYWIGYDVDALPIATQARQVGLRPKLIYGAPPSWPIGFEKNPLSNDVAGMTAWLPTVPNAESRRFVEAYRKKYGEVTEEYMAPMGYTIVKSLALAVERAGSTDKNQIAQALAGLRMNTPFGPLAFKPSDTGRTKYQGFGPEIWFQFQYLEGSRRPVFPKEKAARPLRYPGEYYLR from the coding sequence ATGCGAAAGGCAATCGGGTTCTTGGTCCTCGCCATGGGGCTGGCCCTGGCGCAAACCTCCCTGAAGGTGGGGGTGATCCTCCCCCTCTCCGGGGTCTCGGCGGTGTCGGGCAAGGCGGCCCTCAACGGCATCCAGCTGGCCGCCGACGAGGTGAACGCCCAGGGCAAGGTGAGGCTGGAGCTGGTGGTGGCCGACGACGGCACGGACGCGGCCAAGGCGGTCCCCGCCTTCACCAAGCTGATGACCGTGGACAAGGTGGACGTGGTGATCGGGGGTCTGGCCAGCGGGGTCACCTTTGCCCTTTCCGGGCCGGTGAAGCAGTACGGGCCCCTTTTCCTGTGCATCGGGGCTGCCAGCTCCGTGGTGGAGCAGGCCTTTGAGGGCTACCCCCTCTTCTTCCACTACCACCCCTGGGACTACCACAACGTGACCGCCGCCTTGCAGTTCTTCCAGTCCCTGGCCAAGGACCATGGGGCCAAGAAGGTGGCCATCCTCTACGAGGACGGCCCCTTTGGCTCGGCAGGGATCGCGGTGTACAAGCAGCAGCTGGAGCGGCTCGGCTACCAGGTCCAGGCGGAACCCTACAAGGCGGGCAGCGGGCAGTTCACCCCCATCCTCACCCGCTTCCGCGCCTTCGCCCCCGATATCCTCTACTGGATCGGCTACGACGTGGACGCCCTGCCCATCGCCACCCAGGCCCGGCAGGTGGGCCTCAGGCCTAAGCTCATCTACGGGGCCCCGCCCTCCTGGCCCATCGGCTTTGAGAAAAACCCCCTTTCCAACGACGTGGCCGGCATGACCGCCTGGCTGCCCACCGTGCCCAACGCCGAGTCCCGGCGCTTTGTGGAGGCCTACCGCAAGAAGTACGGGGAGGTCACGGAGGAGTACATGGCCCCCATGGGGTACACCATCGTCAAGAGCCTGGCCCTGGCGGTGGAACGAGCCGGGAGCACGGACAAGAACCAGATCGCCCAGGCCCTGGCGGGCTTGCGCATGAATACCCCCTTTGGCCCCCTGGCCTTTAAGCCCTCGGACACCGGCCGGACCAAGTACCAGGGGTTTGGACCGGAGATCTGGTTCCAGTTCCAGTACCTCGAGGGCTCCCGCCGCCCGGTCTTCCCCAAGGAAAAGGCCGCCCGGCCCCTTCGCTACCCTGGGGAGTACTACCTGCGCTGA
- the tatA gene encoding twin-arginine translocase TatA/TatE family subunit has product MHLGPVEILLILLIILLLFGAKKLPELARGIGQSAREFKKGLQEGEEKREEPKA; this is encoded by the coding sequence ATGCATTTAGGTCCCGTGGAAATCCTCCTCATCCTCCTGATCATCCTGCTCCTCTTTGGGGCCAAAAAACTCCCCGAGCTGGCCCGGGGCATCGGCCAGTCGGCGCGGGAGTTTAAGAAGGGGCTCCAGGAAGGCGAGGAGAAAAGGGAAGAGCCTAAGGCCTAG
- a CDS encoding alpha/beta fold hydrolase encodes MARLRYRLEGEGPGVVLLNGLFQRLESWDPVVPHLSGYTLLRYDMRGQGESEAPHGPYTPGVHAEDLLQLLEGLGLENPVLVGLSNGGVVALTAALQAPGRFRGLVLCCTTPYLDAALRAKAESWLWALRAGGTPLRLRVALPWVFGKGFLNAHPELLTPEGLAPLLAQAPTEAAQERLLLGFLSLGDLRPRLASLALPARVLYGEEDLLFPGEYAAALAQALGARLEALPAGHAAPLEAPLAFAQAVRQFLEEVYA; translated from the coding sequence ATGGCCAGGCTTAGGTACCGCTTGGAAGGGGAGGGGCCGGGGGTGGTCCTCCTCAACGGCCTCTTCCAGCGGCTGGAGAGCTGGGACCCGGTGGTTCCCCACCTTTCCGGCTACACCCTCCTCCGCTACGACATGCGGGGCCAGGGGGAGAGCGAGGCCCCCCATGGCCCCTACACCCCTGGGGTGCACGCCGAGGACCTCCTCCAGCTCTTGGAGGGGCTTGGCCTGGAGAACCCCGTCCTGGTGGGGCTTTCCAACGGCGGGGTGGTGGCCCTCACCGCGGCCCTCCAGGCCCCGGGCCGCTTCCGCGGCCTGGTCCTATGCTGCACCACCCCCTACCTGGATGCGGCCCTGCGGGCCAAGGCGGAAAGCTGGCTTTGGGCCCTGCGGGCGGGGGGTACCCCCTTGCGCCTCCGCGTGGCCCTGCCCTGGGTCTTCGGCAAGGGGTTCCTCAACGCCCACCCCGAGCTCCTCACCCCCGAGGGCCTAGCCCCCCTCCTGGCCCAGGCCCCCACGGAGGCCGCCCAGGAAAGGCTCCTTCTGGGCTTTCTCTCCTTGGGGGACCTGCGGCCACGGCTGGCCTCCCTCGCCCTTCCCGCCCGGGTGCTCTACGGGGAGGAGGACCTGCTTTTTCCCGGGGAGTACGCGGCGGCCCTGGCCCAGGCCCTGGGGGCGCGGTTGGAGGCCCTGCCCGCGGGGCACGCCGCCCCCCTCGAGGCGCCCCTGGCCTTCGCCCAGGCGGTACGGCAGTTTCTGGAGGAGGTGTATGCTTAG
- a CDS encoding branched-chain amino acid ABC transporter permease — protein MRGSARRWAVGGFLLAFGLLPFLPLGVWRAFLLDVGFFVLIFTALALSWDLVARTGQLSLAHGAFFGLGAYGAGLLAPGLGTLPALLLGALLAGAGALVLGAVTLRLHGLYFAIASLAFSEVLRTLTLRLAFTGGPIGLPVPPPFGGAWPLAAYYLGFGAFLLAVALSLWAEGSPFRLAQAATRQSEAVARVLGVRVVRVKLLSLLLGSLVAGLAGGVYGMKALFLSPYDAFSLGRAVEALVIPIFGGLYSTLGPLLGGVVLVGLEQALRLWIKEGYLVVYGAILVLVILFLPRGLLGLWGGRRG, from the coding sequence ATGAGGGGATCGGCGCGGCGCTGGGCGGTGGGAGGGTTCCTCCTGGCCTTTGGCCTTCTGCCCTTCCTGCCCCTGGGGGTGTGGCGGGCCTTCCTCCTGGACGTGGGCTTCTTCGTCCTCATCTTCACCGCCTTGGCCCTCTCCTGGGACCTGGTGGCCCGCACCGGGCAGCTTTCCTTGGCCCACGGGGCCTTTTTCGGCCTTGGGGCCTATGGGGCCGGGCTTTTGGCCCCCGGGCTGGGGACCCTCCCCGCCCTCCTCCTGGGGGCCTTGCTGGCCGGGGCCGGGGCCCTTGTGCTGGGGGCCGTTACCTTAAGGCTCCACGGCCTCTACTTCGCCATCGCCAGCCTGGCCTTCAGCGAGGTCCTGCGCACCCTCACCCTGCGCCTGGCCTTCACCGGGGGGCCCATCGGCCTGCCCGTGCCCCCGCCCTTTGGGGGTGCTTGGCCCCTGGCCGCCTATTACCTGGGCTTTGGGGCCTTCCTCCTGGCGGTGGCCCTCAGCCTTTGGGCCGAGGGGAGCCCCTTCCGCCTGGCCCAGGCCGCCACCCGCCAGTCGGAGGCCGTGGCCCGGGTCCTGGGGGTGCGGGTGGTGCGGGTGAAGCTCCTTTCCCTCCTCCTGGGGAGCCTGGTGGCGGGGCTGGCCGGGGGGGTGTACGGCATGAAGGCCCTTTTCCTTTCCCCCTACGACGCCTTCAGCCTGGGCCGGGCGGTGGAGGCCTTGGTCATCCCCATCTTCGGGGGGCTTTACAGCACCTTAGGGCCCCTGCTGGGCGGGGTGGTCCTGGTGGGGCTGGAGCAGGCCCTGCGCCTGTGGATCAAGGAGGGGTACCTGGTGGTCTACGGGGCCATCCTGGTCCTGGTCATCCTCTTCCTGCCCCGTGGGCTCTTGGGCCTTTGGGGAGGGCGGCGTGGCTAG
- a CDS encoding branched-chain amino acid ABC transporter permease yields the protein MELLFQTLLNGLLMAGVYALVATGLALSLGVVGIVNFAHGEFLMLGAFLSYLLFAFQGMDPLLSLGLAFLAAFLVGALVYRGLIRPVLRAPELNQMLLTFGLSVLLQNLALLLFGADTRVVAPPYQATTLTLGPFFLGAVPLGAFLLSGALLLVLQLFLTRSRLGLAVRAVAQNRLAPGLLGIEADGVYLLAFGLSAALAGVAGVMLSVMLYASPSVGFLFTLKSFAIVALAGLGNLKGVVPAAMVLAVAEALVSTYVPGGGGWVEAVFFLVLFLALVGRAWRGV from the coding sequence ATGGAGCTCCTCTTCCAGACCCTTCTCAACGGCCTCCTCATGGCGGGGGTCTACGCCCTGGTGGCCACCGGCCTGGCCCTTTCCTTGGGGGTGGTGGGCATCGTCAACTTCGCCCACGGGGAGTTCCTCATGCTGGGGGCCTTCCTCTCCTACCTGCTCTTCGCCTTCCAGGGGATGGACCCCCTTCTCTCCCTGGGCCTGGCCTTCCTGGCCGCCTTCCTGGTGGGGGCCCTGGTCTATCGGGGCCTGATCCGCCCCGTCCTCAGGGCCCCAGAGCTCAACCAGATGCTCCTCACCTTTGGCCTTTCCGTCCTGTTGCAGAACCTGGCCCTCCTCCTCTTCGGCGCGGATACCCGGGTGGTGGCCCCGCCCTACCAGGCCACCACCCTGACCCTGGGGCCCTTCTTCCTGGGGGCGGTACCCCTGGGGGCCTTCCTGCTCTCGGGGGCCTTGCTCCTGGTCTTGCAGCTCTTCCTCACCCGGAGCCGCCTGGGCCTGGCGGTGCGGGCGGTGGCGCAAAACCGCCTGGCCCCGGGGCTTTTGGGGATTGAGGCCGATGGGGTCTACCTTCTGGCCTTTGGCCTTTCCGCCGCCTTGGCGGGGGTGGCGGGGGTGATGCTCTCGGTGATGCTCTACGCCAGCCCCTCCGTGGGCTTCCTCTTCACCCTGAAGTCCTTCGCCATCGTGGCCCTGGCGGGCCTAGGCAACCTCAAGGGGGTGGTGCCGGCGGCCATGGTCTTGGCCGTGGCGGAGGCCCTGGTGAGCACCTATGTCCCGGGCGGGGGAGGGTGGGTGGAGGCGGTCTTTTTCCTGGTGCTCTTCCTGGCCCTGGTGGGCCGGGCCTGGAGGGGGGTATGA
- a CDS encoding MaoC family dehydratase, with amino-acid sequence MRFQVGDKASYTQTLSEAHVALFVGAVGDTNPLHVDEVYAQRSRFGGRIAQGILVAGLISTVIGTKLPGRGAIYLSQTLRFLKPTRLGDTVTATAVVKAVREREKGGVVLTLDTFCENQRGERVLEGEAVVLYEAEEEPEGGRP; translated from the coding sequence ATGAGGTTCCAGGTGGGGGATAAGGCCAGCTATACCCAGACCCTCTCCGAGGCCCATGTGGCCCTCTTCGTGGGGGCGGTGGGGGACACCAACCCCCTGCACGTGGACGAGGTCTACGCCCAAAGGAGCCGCTTTGGCGGCCGCATCGCCCAAGGGATCCTGGTGGCGGGCCTGATCTCCACGGTCATCGGCACCAAGCTCCCGGGCCGGGGGGCCATCTACCTTTCCCAGACCCTGCGCTTCCTCAAGCCCACCCGCCTGGGGGACACCGTCACCGCCACCGCGGTGGTCAAGGCGGTGCGGGAGCGGGAAAAGGGAGGGGTGGTCCTCACCTTGGACACCTTCTGCGAGAACCAGCGGGGGGAGAGGGTCCTCGAGGGGGAGGCGGTGGTGCTGTACGAGGCGGAAGAGGAACCTGAGGGCGGAAGGCCCTAG
- a CDS encoding ABC transporter ATP-binding protein: MRLRVEGLESGYAKAQVLFGVDLEVEEGELVALLGANGAGKTTLLRTISGLLKPWKGRVELDGRDLQGLSPARRARLGLGHVPEGRQLFPLMSVEENLRLGAAFLAPGREGEGFARAYALFPRLAERRRQLAGTLSGGEQQMLAIARALMGFPRILLVDEPSLGLSPRLAEEVLLALRRVAEEGVGVLLVEQNVALSLEVAGRAYVMEHGRIVLKGSATNLLQDPRVREAYLSL, translated from the coding sequence ATGAGGCTGCGGGTGGAAGGGTTGGAGTCGGGCTACGCCAAGGCCCAGGTCCTCTTCGGGGTGGACCTCGAGGTGGAGGAGGGGGAGCTGGTGGCCCTCCTGGGGGCCAATGGGGCGGGCAAGACCACCCTGCTCCGGACCATCTCCGGGCTCCTTAAGCCCTGGAAGGGCAGGGTGGAGCTGGATGGCAGGGACCTCCAGGGCCTTTCCCCGGCCCGGCGGGCCCGGCTGGGCTTGGGCCACGTCCCCGAGGGGCGGCAGCTTTTCCCCCTCATGAGCGTGGAGGAAAACCTGCGCCTGGGGGCGGCCTTCCTGGCCCCAGGGCGGGAGGGGGAGGGCTTTGCCCGGGCCTACGCCCTCTTTCCCCGCCTCGCCGAGCGTAGGCGGCAGCTGGCCGGCACCCTTTCCGGGGGGGAGCAGCAGATGCTGGCCATCGCCCGGGCCCTCATGGGCTTCCCCCGCATCCTTCTGGTGGATGAACCCTCCTTGGGCCTTTCGCCCCGGCTGGCCGAGGAGGTGCTTTTGGCCCTGCGCCGGGTGGCCGAGGAGGGGGTGGGGGTCCTCCTGGTGGAGCAGAACGTGGCCCTGAGCCTGGAGGTGGCGGGTAGGGCTTACGTGATGGAGCACGGGCGCATCGTCCTGAAGGGGAGCGCCACCAATCTCCTGCAGGACCCAAGGGTGCGGGAGGCCTACCTGAGCCTCTAG
- a CDS encoding alpha/beta fold hydrolase, whose translation MLSHLESGKGVPVVLVHGNFACKEWWRELLEDPPEGAWLLAPDLPGFGESPAPEGFSPSIPAYAEALRAFLREKGAEGAILVGHSLGGAVVMEAATEGTRGLLLVNPAPPSGLETPEAYYPILESYRENREALSQALAAMAPTRRPPWFPELVAKAQGMHPAHFQGNARALAAWRLGRPYPGPVLVVYGALDPLVTRGMAEATAAFFPRGRLRVLEGVGHSVNLENPGLFREILGEFLKEVAA comes from the coding sequence ATGCTTAGCCATCTGGAAAGCGGAAAGGGTGTCCCGGTGGTCCTGGTGCACGGCAACTTCGCCTGCAAGGAGTGGTGGCGGGAGCTTCTGGAAGACCCCCCGGAAGGAGCCTGGCTCCTGGCCCCCGACCTTCCCGGCTTTGGGGAGAGCCCGGCCCCTGAAGGCTTTTCCCCCTCCATCCCCGCCTATGCCGAGGCCCTGCGGGCCTTCCTGCGGGAAAAAGGGGCGGAAGGGGCCATCCTGGTGGGCCATTCCCTGGGCGGGGCGGTGGTCATGGAGGCGGCCACGGAAGGGACCCGGGGCCTCCTCCTGGTCAACCCGGCCCCGCCCTCGGGCCTAGAGACCCCGGAGGCCTACTACCCCATCCTGGAGAGCTACCGGGAGAACCGCGAGGCCCTTTCCCAGGCCCTGGCGGCCATGGCCCCCACCCGGAGGCCCCCCTGGTTCCCCGAGCTGGTGGCCAAGGCCCAGGGGATGCACCCCGCCCACTTCCAGGGCAACGCCCGGGCCCTGGCGGCCTGGCGCCTGGGGAGGCCCTATCCGGGACCGGTCCTGGTGGTCTACGGCGCCCTGGACCCCCTGGTCACCCGGGGCATGGCCGAGGCCACGGCGGCCTTCTTTCCCCGGGGGAGGCTTCGGGTGCTGGAAGGGGTGGGCCACTCGGTGAACCTGGAAAATCCTGGCCTTTTCCGGGAGATCCTGGGGGAGTTCCTCAAGGAGGTGGCGGCATGA
- a CDS encoding 3-oxoacyl-ACP synthase: MYVRSLGVYLPEGRMDAEEIARRSGLPREVVVEKLGIVQKPVPGPSDHPAAMAAWAAKAALEAAGFPGERVDWVLSMVEEYKDYPVWATAPYLALQVGAMGARGLDLNQKCASLMGALEVARGLFATREGVGAVLVAGGYRNGDLVDYQDPQTRFLYDLAAGGGAILLTREGPGLRVLGLAHRMDPSLALSVKVPVGGTRAPLTPETLGEFRLRVEDPAFMKARLDATSIPTFLEVVREALAEAGYAEADLDYLALLHMKRSAHRAVLEGLGLGPEQSLYLERFGHLGQLDPILSLKLAWEAGRLREGSLVALAAAGVGYFYGAAVLRLEGGLYA; this comes from the coding sequence ATGTACGTGCGAAGCCTGGGGGTTTACCTGCCCGAAGGGCGCATGGACGCGGAGGAGATCGCCCGGCGCTCCGGCCTGCCGCGGGAGGTGGTGGTGGAGAAGCTGGGGATCGTGCAAAAGCCCGTGCCCGGCCCCTCGGACCACCCCGCGGCCATGGCGGCTTGGGCGGCCAAGGCCGCCCTGGAGGCCGCGGGCTTCCCGGGGGAGCGGGTGGACTGGGTGCTTTCCATGGTGGAGGAGTACAAGGACTACCCGGTCTGGGCCACGGCGCCCTACCTGGCCCTTCAGGTGGGGGCCATGGGGGCCAGGGGGCTGGACCTCAACCAGAAGTGCGCCTCCCTCATGGGGGCCCTGGAGGTGGCCCGGGGGCTTTTCGCCACCCGGGAGGGGGTGGGGGCGGTGCTGGTGGCCGGCGGGTACCGCAACGGGGACCTGGTGGACTACCAGGACCCCCAGACCCGCTTCCTCTACGACCTGGCCGCGGGGGGTGGGGCCATCCTCCTCACCCGGGAGGGGCCGGGGCTTAGGGTGTTGGGCCTGGCCCACCGCATGGACCCCAGCCTGGCCCTCTCCGTCAAGGTGCCCGTGGGGGGTACCCGCGCCCCCCTCACGCCGGAAACCCTAGGGGAGTTCCGCCTGCGGGTGGAGGATCCGGCCTTCATGAAGGCCCGTCTGGACGCCACCTCCATCCCCACTTTCCTGGAGGTGGTGCGGGAGGCCTTGGCCGAGGCGGGGTACGCCGAGGCCGACCTGGACTACCTGGCCCTCCTCCACATGAAGCGCTCCGCCCACCGGGCGGTCCTGGAGGGCCTGGGCCTGGGACCGGAGCAGAGCCTGTACCTGGAGCGTTTCGGCCACCTGGGGCAGCTGGACCCCATCCTCTCCCTCAAGCTGGCCTGGGAGGCGGGACGGCTGCGGGAGGGGAGCCTGGTGGCCCTGGCGGCGGCGGGGGTGGGGTACTTCTACGGGGCGGCCGTCCTCCGCCTGGAAGGAGGGCTTTATGCTTGA
- a CDS encoding ABC transporter ATP-binding protein, with amino-acid sequence MARLLEVKGVSKRFLGLWALKAVHLHLEEGEILAVIGPNGAGKSTLLNVISGLLRPDGGGVFLQGEEVTHLPPEARTHRGLGRAFQIVQPLPELTVRENLLVGALFGKPGASRREGEAWVERVLELTGLAPRAEALAGELTLLEDKRLELARALATRPKVLLLDEVMAGLRPKEAEEAIALVRRIRESGVAILFIEHLMPVVKALADRVVVLDYGEVIAEGPYEAVAQAERVREAYLGRRA; translated from the coding sequence GTGGCTAGGCTGCTGGAGGTCAAGGGGGTTAGCAAGCGCTTCCTGGGCCTTTGGGCCTTGAAGGCGGTGCACCTGCACCTCGAGGAGGGGGAGATCCTGGCGGTCATCGGCCCCAACGGGGCGGGAAAGAGCACCCTTTTGAACGTGATCTCTGGCCTCCTCAGGCCCGATGGGGGAGGGGTTTTCCTCCAGGGGGAGGAGGTCACCCACCTGCCCCCGGAGGCCCGCACCCACCGCGGCCTGGGCCGGGCCTTCCAGATCGTCCAGCCCCTGCCGGAGCTCACGGTGCGGGAGAACCTCCTGGTGGGGGCCCTTTTTGGCAAGCCGGGCGCCTCGAGGCGGGAAGGGGAGGCCTGGGTGGAAAGGGTGCTGGAGCTGACCGGCCTGGCCCCCCGGGCCGAGGCCCTGGCAGGGGAGCTGACCCTTTTGGAGGACAAGCGCCTGGAGCTGGCCCGGGCCCTGGCCACCCGGCCCAAGGTGCTCCTCCTGGACGAGGTCATGGCCGGTCTGCGGCCCAAGGAGGCGGAGGAGGCCATCGCCCTGGTGCGGCGCATCCGCGAAAGCGGGGTGGCCATCCTCTTCATCGAGCACCTGATGCCGGTGGTCAAGGCCCTGGCCGACCGCGTGGTGGTCCTGGACTACGGCGAGGTGATCGCCGAGGGGCCTTACGAGGCGGTGGCCCAGGCGGAGCGGGTGCGGGAGGCCTACCTGGGGAGGCGGGCATGA